The following proteins are co-located in the Salvelinus sp. IW2-2015 linkage group LG36, ASM291031v2, whole genome shotgun sequence genome:
- the slc10a2 gene encoding ileal sodium/bile acid cotransporter — protein MNTPMTTAAVALATCHTNATICSDTSCLVAPSNYNKILSLVLSIVLTVMLAMVMFSMGCTVEAGKLWGHIKRPWGIFIGFLCQFGIMPFAAFALSLAFNVLPVQAVVIIIMGCCPGGSSSNIIAYWLDGDMDLSISMTACSSILALGMMPLCLLIYTSVWTSADTIQIPYQSIGITLVSLLIPVALGIYVKNKWPETAKKILKVGSIVGLLLIIIIAVVGGVLYQSSWTISPSLWIIGAIYPFVGFTLGFFMARFVGQPWHKCRTIALETGFQNSQLCSTIVQLTFSPEELEVMFAFPLIYSIFQLVVAVMSVGAYQMYKWKCGGGSSELDSEGAEGDAEAPKDKQEYALENGGFECDENGNNGEKGKITQM, from the exons ATGAACACACCAATGACAACGGCTGCTGTGGCGTTGGCCACCTGCCACACCAACGCCACGATATGCTCGGACACGTCGTGCCTGGTGGCTCCCAGCAACTACAACAAGATCCTGAGCCTAGTTCTCAGCATCGTGCTGACCGTCATGCTGGCCATGGTCATGTTCTCCATGGGCTGCACTGTGGAGGCCGGAAAGCTGTGGGGACACATCAAGAGACCATGGGGAATTTTTATCGGCTTCTTGTGCCAGTTCGGCATCATGCCCTTCGCTGCCTTCGCCCTGTCGCTGGCCTTCAATGTGCTGCCCGTGCAGGccgtcgtcatcatcatcatgggCTGCTGTCCCGGTGGCTCCAGCTCTAATATCATTGCCTACTGGCTGGATGGAGACATGGACCTCAG TATCAGCATGACAGCCTGCTCCTCTATCCTGGCCCTGGGGATGATGCCTCTGTGTCTGCTCATCTACACGTCTGTCTGGACCTCTGCTGACACCATCCAGATCCCCTACCAAAGCATAG GTATCACCTTGGTGTCCCTCCTGATCCCCGTCGCCCTGGGAATCTACGTCAAAAACAAGTGGCCTGAAACagccaaaaagatcctcaag GTGGGTTCCATAGTTggcctcctcctcatcatcataatTGCGGTGGTAGGTGGGGTGCTGTACCAGTCCTCCTggaccatctctccctctctctggatcaTCGGAGCCATCTACCCCTTCGTAGGCTTCACCCTGGGCTTCTTCATGGCTCGCTTTGTAGGACAACCCTGGCACAA GTGTCGTACCATCGCCCTGGAGACAGGCTTCCAGAACTCCCAGTTGTGCAGCACCATCGTCCAGCTAACGTTCTCCCCTGAAGAGCTGGAGGTCATGTTYGCCTTCCCGCTCATCTACAGCATCTTCCAACTGGTGGTGGCTGTCATGTCTGTTGGAG CTTACCAGATGTATAAGTGGAAGTGTGGAGGCGGTTCGTCTGAGTTAGACAGCGAGGGAGCAGAGGGGGACGCTGAGGCACCTAAGGATAAGCAGGAGTACGCCCTGGAAAATGGAGGCTTTGAGTGCGACGAGAATGGCAACAACGGAGAAAAGGGCAAGATCACCCAGATGTGA